Genomic DNA from Pigmentiphaga litoralis:
ACCGGGGCCACCGCCAGCAGGTCGGGCAGAATGCCCTCGCTCGTCCAGAACATCCGGGATGAGCGGATGCGCTTGAATTCGCGCTCCAGTTCCTTGTCGGACCAGATGCGTCCGCCCTCTTCCTTGCGGTGTTCGCGTTCGACCCGCAGCAGGTCTTCGGTCATTGACGCGGGTGAATACGCCATGAAGGTCCGTCCGACCGCCGATCCGCTGATCGGCAATGCGGACCCTTCGCGCAGGTTGACGGCCATGGGGCTGCGGCCCATTTCGCTTCGGACCAGGGTCGGTCCCAGCTCGGTCCAGATGTACAGGTAGACGGTGCAGCCAGCCTCGGCAACGAGGGTGGAAACGGCCTCGTGGACGACGTTCATGCCGTGATGCCGATTGAAGGCTGCCGCGCCAATGCGACGCGCGAAGGGGCCGAAGTCGTAGTGGCCGGTGACCGACGATTGGCGCAGCAACCCCTTGCGGGTGAAGCTGACCAGATAGCGATGCAGCTTGCTGGGCTGCAGGTCGCTGGCCCGCGACAGTTCGCTCAGGCTCATGGCTTCCTGCCTTGCCACCAATGCCGCGATGATGTCCAGTGCAATGTCCACTGCCTGTATCCCCATGGGGTCGCTGTCTGCCTTGCGTGGCCGGCCGCGGCTGGCCTTGGCCGCGTCGGCGGCGGCGGGCACAGCCGGTTTGGCTGCCTTGGAAGGGGGTGCCGATGTCATAGAAGGTCCGTCGAAGAAGCTGTCCAGAAGCTCCCATCGTACCGGCAAGCCCACCGTGCTCATCCTGCGGCCGCGCGCCGGCGTGCTGCGGTGGCGGCCGTGTCGGGCAGGCCATCCGCGCCGATGATCACGCCGTAGTCTTGCTCGGCCGCCTCGACGCTGACATACCCTTCGCGCACGTCATGCGCCACCGACGCCGCATCCCGCAGCAAGGGAGACCCGAAGCCGCCGCCCCCGCCCGACCGCATGCTGAAGGCGTCGCCCTTACGCAGCCGATGATTCGCCAGCTTGGCGTTCGGGTAGTCGTCTTTCCAGACCCCTTGCGCCCGGGTGGCCACCGAGTTGCCCGCCGCCGCCAGGCCCTGTTCCAGCCCCCACGG
This window encodes:
- a CDS encoding IclR family transcriptional regulator: MTSAPPSKAAKPAVPAAADAAKASRGRPRKADSDPMGIQAVDIALDIIAALVARQEAMSLSELSRASDLQPSKLHRYLVSFTRKGLLRQSSVTGHYDFGPFARRIGAAAFNRHHGMNVVHEAVSTLVAEAGCTVYLYIWTELGPTLVRSEMGRSPMAVNLREGSALPISGSAVGRTFMAYSPASMTEDLLRVEREHRKEEGGRIWSDKELEREFKRIRSSRMFWTSEGILPDLLAVAPVFDAQGQLHSVIAAVPRREQRSQIEQDRLKALLESHLDRLAVELS